From one Tetragenococcus osmophilus genomic stretch:
- a CDS encoding permease prefix domain 1-containing protein, with amino-acid sequence MKTIKNYLDSLFLNVPKTPETEKAKEDLLSNMEDHYYELINEGKSEQEAIGTVISEFGSIDELLAELELDKEQRKDNEFLDAIGLEEAFEFWATVRRFALVVSLGILSFCFALSGVVFANYGSIISVLAVIFFFVLVAIGVGLIVPNGMKYSKAFELLEDRPLTQRTRTKASEKLKDYEKSFRYGLTVGIGLCILAIPCIIFFDELFGLTILGTSLFFSIAGIGIFLIVYTSIIYDGFKKMTENNYFISDEDEPGPRATKDTYGENAPFFNFFRRIYWPAIVVIYFLGSSIMGAWSYSWLIFVLAGPIYSFIMERGQNDKEDEEQ; translated from the coding sequence ATGAAAACAATTAAAAACTATTTAGATAGTCTTTTCTTAAATGTTCCTAAAACACCAGAAACAGAAAAAGCTAAGGAAGATTTGTTATCAAATATGGAAGACCATTATTATGAATTAATAAATGAAGGAAAAAGTGAACAAGAAGCCATCGGTACAGTCATTAGTGAATTTGGTTCGATTGATGAACTTCTGGCTGAACTCGAATTGGACAAAGAACAAAGGAAAGATAACGAATTTCTTGATGCAATTGGTTTAGAAGAGGCTTTTGAGTTTTGGGCAACGGTTCGTCGCTTCGCTTTAGTTGTATCCTTGGGCATCTTATCTTTTTGTTTCGCTCTATCTGGAGTGGTTTTTGCTAATTACGGTTCTATTATCTCTGTTTTAGCCGTCATATTCTTTTTTGTTCTTGTGGCTATTGGCGTTGGATTGATTGTTCCTAATGGAATGAAATATTCAAAAGCCTTTGAATTATTAGAAGACCGGCCTTTAACTCAGAGAACTCGAACAAAAGCAAGTGAAAAATTAAAAGATTATGAAAAAAGTTTTCGCTATGGATTAACCGTTGGCATTGGGCTGTGTATTTTAGCCATACCTTGTATCATTTTCTTTGATGAACTTTTTGGTCTTACTATTTTAGGAACTTCTCTCTTTTTTAGCATCGCAGGCATTGGAATATTTTTAATCGTCTATACAAGTATCATTTATGATGGATTTAAAAAAATGACAGAAAACAATTATTTTATTTCCGATGAAGACGAACCTGGCCCTAGAGCAACTAAAGATACCTACGGTGAAAATGCCCCTTTTTTCAATTTTTTCCGTAGAATCTATTGGCCTGCTATTGTAGTTATTTACTTCTTAGGGTCTAGCATCATGGGAGCTTGGAGTTATAGCTGGCTTATCTTTGTTCTTGCGGGGCCTATTTATAGTTTTATCATGGAACGTGGACAAAACGATAAGGAAGACGAGGAACAATAA
- a CDS encoding PadR family transcriptional regulator — protein MISSDSIRGYNDVIILAILNEGDSYGYEISKEIRTRTHELYVIKETTLYSTFTRLEKQSLIQAYPSEFTHGKKRTYYTITTKGKEVLSSKKSEWLEARFVVDEFLTGGPSHENN, from the coding sequence ATGATTTCAAGTGATAGTATTCGTGGATATAATGACGTTATCATCTTAGCAATCTTGAATGAAGGCGATTCTTATGGATATGAAATTTCTAAAGAGATCCGTACTCGTACCCATGAATTATATGTAATTAAGGAAACAACACTCTATTCGACTTTTACTCGTTTAGAAAAACAGTCACTGATTCAGGCATATCCAAGTGAATTCACTCATGGTAAAAAAAGAACTTACTACACAATCACAACAAAAGGCAAAGAAGTCCTTTCTTCCAAAAAAAGTGAATGGCTAGAAGCAAGGTTTGTTGTTGATGAATTTCTTACAGGAGGACCTTCCCATGAAAACAATTAA